From the Papaver somniferum cultivar HN1 chromosome 2, ASM357369v1, whole genome shotgun sequence genome, the window TAAATTAATTTACTTTAACTTTTGAGATAGCATTCGAACATGATATAAGCTTTATATTCCACTGTTGTGCGCGTCCCAGCTTCTTAAGTCCACTCTCCAGTTTCAACTCTAAAGCACTGAGCTTGTCGGGACATTCTAGGAGAGAGTAAATGGACGTTAATAATTACCTCAAGCCTTTAAGTATGCAACTACTGTTTGTCTGTTAAATCAGACTTGATGATGCTACTTTATTTAACATATTGCTAATtttgttttggaaaaaaaatgcaGTTGTTCAGGGTGATGGATTCATAGCGCAAGACATTTGTTTCCAAAACACAGCCGGCCCAGAAAAGCATCAAGCAGTGGCAATTCGAGTAGGAGCAGATCAAACGGTTTTTAGTCGTTGCAAATTTGACGCTTACCAAGATACACTCTATGCGCATTCCCTTCGTCAATTCTATAGAGATTGTTCAATCATGGGAACTGTTGATTTCATTTTTGGTAATGCAGCCATGGTCGTTCAAAACTCTAAGGTCATAGCTAGAAAGcccatgaaaaatcaaaataatatgTGTACCGCACAAGGGCGAACAGACCCGAACCAAAATACCGGTACTTCGATCCAGAACTGCAACGTTATTGCGAGTTCGGATTTAGAACCTGTAAAAGGTTCATTCAAGACATTTCTAGGGCGGCCATGGAAGGCCTATTCAAGAACTGTTTACATGGAGTCATTTCTTGGAGATCTTATCAATCCAGCAGGATGGGCTGAATGGAACGCGTCAAACCCATTTACAAAGACGTTGTTTTATGGTGAGTATGCAAACAGGGGACCTGGTGCCGGTACTGCTAATAGGGTTAAATGGCCTGGTTACCATGTCATAAAAAACCCGGCCGAAGCAGAGAAATTTACAGTGGCTGAGTTGATACAAGGAGGTGTTTGGTTGAAGAGTACCGGAGTTGCTTTTACTGAAGGGCTTTAAAATACTCTCCTTGGTGGAAATGTGCACTACGCCTACTTATTTGTCAAGTCTGTGTAGGTCTTTTATCTTATAATAATGGGAGTGATGATTGAGCGGAGCTTGATCATTGGGTCTCTCCTAGCTAGCTATCTCGTATATGAGAAGCCAATGTGATTCAGCTCTCACTTTTTGATTGTTGGATTTTAGTCATTACACGCATTCAGTCGAATACCCATCTTCttaaaaagtacattgaaatttcTTTTTATGTGGGTGCGCTAATGTAACTACAGACTCACCCAAAGAGGAGACTTCCTTATAACACATTAATCAATACATCTAGATGATAGATATATCATATGTTCAATAAATAGATTAGATGATGCATTCAGCAATTAAGCTAGCATGTTAACTCAGAATGTGCGCGCACTTCTACATTCACTTAGCTCCTGAATACTTTTATTCTCTGGCTTCAGGGAAAAGAAGAGGCGGTTCCAATATCGGGTATTGGAATAAATTCGTAAGATGGCCAAAAATTAACATCGATCAACAAACAAAAACATTCAAAGGTTGAACCGGGGCAGTAGGCCCCGGTAATACCTAGTATCCCTATATAAATTCTTAAACCCGCCGCCTCCCTCAGTGTTCTTGGacgagatagatagatagatagataccGCCGTTTTgggtatcgttttttttttccagtttttttttgttCGATTTCATTCATGTTTTGATATCCTAACGAATTTAGTATATTGCGTTCAGTTTCAAAGGGTGGGATAAGAATTTTTGGGGCTTGGACCTGATCAACTGTAGCCATGGCAACACCGTAAAATTCATCATCAAGGTAGTCTTGTTTGATGCCATTATACATTGCCAGCTAGCTGGTGCTGACTCAGTAATTTATTAACATCATCCCACGAAACTCACATTAGAGTTAGATTGAAGATTTTGGTTCAGACACTAGTTTAATGTGGTTGTAGTTGAtactatttttattcattgcagttATGTAACCAGAACAAACAAGGATTTGAAAATTCATGATATCCATGTCCCTGCTGCAACTGCCAATTTCTCTATGTGTCAGCCCAAATCTAAAcaacaaattgaagaagaagatgatgatgacttCTCTGATAGCTCTTTATCTGATGCTCACCCAGAGGAGTATCCTATTGCTGTCACTGCTGCCACTGATAGTGACTCTGAATCTGAAAACATTGAAGAAGGCGTTGACAGAACAACAACCCAGTCAGTCTTTTATCCAAACAAGAGGAAGAGGGGTGAAACAAATACCCGTTCAGTGAGTAGTACTAACCCATGAAACCGTTTGTTATTATTTATTCATTCTAACTGTGTCTGTATCACCAAATACGAAATGGCGATGATGTAATGACAACAAAGTTTTGCAGGAGGAGCGTAAGAAGGACTGAAGCTGACGAGCCTTCTACATTCCAAACCAAGTCTAATTTGTTATATAAGTATGTACCATGGTGTAGCAAGTCATCTGTCGACACCCAAGGAAAGGAGAGTTGGATAGATTCTTGGTCTTCGGAACATGGGAAGGAACCTGAGGAGGATCGAAAAGGGTATCACTATCTAAACATATACGGTTTTTACAAGAAGGACACAGGAGTTGGGGGTTACGGTGTTATTTTGCGTGATCCATGTGGAAAGCCAGTAGTTGCCTCTGCTTCTGTGCAACAAAATGGAGAATCTTATTTCTATCATGTGTTGGATGGGGTGAAGGACGGCCTTGCACTTGCTTTGCAAcatccctaggaatgacctaatatcttttacggtttttgggacctgtaaagtcttaataaggtctattctggctttgtctacctctataccctttgaagagacgatgtgccctaacacaattcctgatttaaccatgaaatggcatttttcccaattaagcactaatttttttttcttacaccTAGTCATCACTAATGTCAAataatgcaagcactcatcgaaagatgaaccaaatactgaaaaatcatccataatgacctctaagaaccgttctaccatatcagaaaatatgctcatcatacaacgctgaaaagttgcaggggcattacacagcccgaaaggcatgcgtctatacgcgaaggtaccaaagggacaggtaaaagtggttttctcttggtcttctggggcaataacgatctgattatatctggagtagccatctaagaagcaataatgactatgtccagctaacctctctagcatttggtcgataaaagtaatgggaaagtgatccttccttgtgaccttgttcaatttcctatattcaatacagacacgccatcccgtggtcactcgggttgggattaactcattattatcattctggactacagtgatacctggtttcttggggacaacctgaacggggctgacccacttactgtctgaaattgggtaaataatacccgcatctaacaacttaagcacctcttttcgaactacctctttcatgttagggttcagtcgacgttgcatctcccgtcgattcattaaggattttagcttgatttctagacctctttgcaattttcttgctaaagatgttaagtttgtctttgatgatgcttgtttagaggcttttgagaagcttaagactttactcactaccgctcccatagtccaggcacctaactggaacctaccctttgagattatgtgtgatgcttcagattatgctataggtgtcgttttaggacaacgagaaaacaaattacttcatgtgatttattatgctagcaaaactctgaatgatgcccaaatgaactacacaactaccgagaaggaaattTTAGTAAATGGACAACAAGTAGCTTAATTTCAGATATTGTGTTCTTTCTAAACTCGCTTGATTTTGTTCCTAGATTAGGAAACAATGTAGAATAAGAAGTGGTTGTTTATGCTAAAACTTTATTAGTTGAAGAGGAGTGTAATTGCAACTGGTCTTTGTAATTAGCAGAGCCAATTGAGGCAGATgtaatcaatcatcatcattaaaATGAATGAGATTTCATTTTCTATTAAAAAAGTGAGTTAGATTCTTAAATGGCTCCTGCTCTAGTTTGTTTAGAAATAACAAATAaataagacaaggtgatccatttTCATCTTTCCTATTTATTATGGTGGTACATGTGTTGTTTTTTATGATTCAGATGACTGTTGATCTGAAGCTTATGTAAGGGTTTAAGCCTTCTGTTATTGGAGATCAAATCATTCACTTACAATTTTTTGATGACTTGATAGTCTTcttagatgatgatgaggagaaaATTATAGACCTTAAAATTTGTTGATTGCTTTTCAAATGTCTTCGGGAGTGAAGGTTAATTTCAAGAAGTCAACAACAGTTGGAGTAGGCAACAATTTTTTGTTGCTCAACGACTCAATTTCGTTGGAATTATTTGGGAGTTCCATTAGGGAGTAAATCTAAATCTAGTACCGTTTGGGAAGTAATTTTGTAAGAAATTAGCAGAGATTTGGCACTTGGAAGATAACATTTCTGACTACAGATGGAAGATTGATGCTCATTAAGAGAGTCTTATGCATCCTTCCAATTTACTATCTTTCATTGTTCCAGATTCCTGCAAGTGTTGGGAGGCAAATAGATAACATTATGAGAAAATTCCTTTGGGCTTCTACTAACAATGTCAAGAAGAGAGGTTAGGTTGCTCGGAAAAAGTTTACTTACCTAAAtaaggtggaggtggaggtgtagGCATAAATAAtttaagattgatcaataaagcGTTACATGCCAAATGGTGTTGGGGATATGGAAAATAAAGAAATGCTTTATTGAGGTCTGTCATTCTGCAAAAATTTGGTGGTGATGAGAATGCTTTACTACCTAATGAGAATTTAAAGACTGTTCTCTGACATTCCAAATTCAAAAGCAATCATCAAATACAACTCTTCAGTTCAGTTACAAAGTGGAaataaagttcttctttggaaagATAATTGGATAGGGAATCAGTCTTTGGAATCTTCATTTCCTTCTTTGTACAAACTCTCAAAAAACAAACATAGTTCTATTAAGGATATAATATTTTTCTCTAATGGTGTCCTTGCATGGGATTTTAACTTCTCCAGAACCCTTAGAGAAGTAGAAGTGGATATGATTTTCCAGTTGTTGCAGCTAGTCATTTTTCCTACACTGACTGAAACTAGTGATGATTATCTCCCTTGGACACCAGGTAATACTTTCTTAGTAAAATCTTGATATTATGTTACTGAAACTAATTACTTGATCAGGTTCTGATACAAGAGTTTACGGAATCCAAGAATCCCTTAAGGTGATTTTTTTCAACTGGCCTTTATGTTGCAAAGTAGTATCCAATGTGGATACTATAAGGAATGTAATTGTTGTAAACGGGTGCAGCTTATGCACGAAAGCTGCAGAATCCACTCTCGCTTATTTTTTCATTGTGTTGAAACTATGAAGTTGCAGAACTTCTTTTCCAACACTTTCAAGCTAGTTTGGGTCCTTAGAGAAGATATCAGAGCTACTTTATGGGAGTGGAGCAAGAAAAAGGGTTATTCAACAAAATTCAAGCAATACAATCAACTTCTTGATAAAATAAAATGCTTACTTTTCAATTGGTTGTTGGAAactaatatatttgaaaactatCCTCTAAATATGTTGCTCTATAACTGAGATGGAATCATGGGAACTCCTTAGATGAGTTTGTTTCATTCTTTGATgtagttttttttgtttccacAGTTCAGCTAGCAACCAtacttttgattatttattttttgatcattTCTTTGAACATTAAATATCGGGGATATCACCTCTTTGTGGGATCTATGTTTTTAATTCAATATAGTGTCTTtttttagtaaaaaaataaatcaagttgGCACAATTTTTAAAGAAAACATGAGTAAAAAAATTATTGAATTGTGATTGGCCACCGTGTAAGTCAGACAAACCACTCTTTTAGTTTAGTTTTTGATTACTGAATGATTAGTTTCACTGACTGAATGAATGCATCAATGTATGCAGCAACAAATGACAATCTTGCTTCCAGCTTAAATCTTCGTAGAAGCCCTCGACTCACGGGGCAGGCTCAATCTCAACAGTCTCAGCATGCACAAATGCAATATGTAATTTTTTTAACTTTTCTGAAACaggtatatataaaaaaaaaatgggtaTATGGGCATATATGTTCGGAATGGCTAAGATAATATTGGTGAATCTACATTGATCAATAATGTCTCTGTGTTCTTTGTAATAAATGCTAGATAAAGATAAGAAAGTTGGTTCCCGAAAGATAGAAGTACATGTTAATAATTGTTAACATGAACACTATAGTTAGTCATCGTATGCCGAAATATACGTAGATTCTGAGTTGTTTGGGTTATGTGCAGCAAATCCACGGGGAACTCAAGTCGGAAAAGGGAGAGGTCGCCCACATCAAAGTGTTGCAGGAAAATACTCATTCCTGAATTCTGCGAGAGGCATTACCTATAAAGTTGGATTCAAGAAGTTCCATTTGCCTCCTTCAGGGACATGTTCAAAGTGCCAAGCGATGATTTTTTATGTGAACCAAAAGGCTTTTGTTGTTCAGATGGGAAAGTTGTTTTACCATTTGTTCCCCCTCCTATTGAGCTTCTGGAGCTGCATGAAGATCAAACGGAAGTAGGGGAACACTTTCGGAGGTACATACGACGCTATAATCAATGTTTCTCATTAACGTCAATTGGGGTGAATTATGATAGAGAATTGGATGATAATAGAGAAGGTGTATACATATTTCGTGTTCAAGGTGATATCtacctgtttgagggtgaaaacagtttctgctgattttggtgattttgatatctactgcaagggagtactttgattcgagagatcaatctgtacaaatccggcctaaaccaagaaatagtcgttccagacttgcttcggtcacaaagtgaatgagaagggttggtatagggagggaagcgaagagagtgttgagaccagaatggttgattcgggaagagtagttttttggcgacttgtattagaaagtggaaagctaacaaatgggaaagctaacaagtgatttctgagtgttgtattctcctgaccaaaccagtctttggtggaaataggtgagacctatttatacaagtcgcaaagaaacgtaccctggtctcgtaagaagtggaaacggttgagtaaatgaaagaaaatggtaacgggtaacgcctggaattgatgtttccataatgaaggaaaagtttcaccattacttcttgtatttactaaccgcctcacccttatgacactttcctgtaacgagcgtagtgtacgccgcacgctgtaaaccgccagaccaataccctgatgagcatcccccagtttgtgacatattttgatgtctcgagtgttttcgtggaaaacgtgtagcatgttgctagtatggcgtggccaaaggatttggcgtttgtagccaagttggtgtcgtgaccaaagaataggaatcgtagccaggttggtgccgtgaccagagagttagcatcgcatccaagttggtgtcgtgaccaagagttagcattgcAGCCAAGACATTgacacgagtcgtttggtggaaggtttgtacggatgagatctacatctcaggaggaagggtagccgtagattgttgcaactcttcgtttggcaaccaacggcatggttgcagcgcttgcatgctcttggcacgaccaaattagggttttggcgtcgtggccaagagattgtcacaaatcgtttggtggaaagtttgtatggctgagattcgtatctcaggaggaagggtggccgttgattgtttcaacccttcgtatgcatccagtggcatggtttaggcgcggccgagctaggattttgtcataatttaggcgtggccaaaactagggttttggaaaaaccgtgatgtttggccttgggccggaagtttccatgcgttaggtggcgaacttggacggctgagatctgcatctcaagtggaagggtagccgttgattgttgcaacccttcgtttggcagccagcggcatgtggtagggacggCATGGATTTGGGAcgttttaggcgtggccaaaattagggttttggaaaaaccgtgatgtttggccttgggccggaagttgccatgcgttaggtggcgaacttggacggctgagatatgcatctcaggtggaagggtagccgttgattgttgcaacccttcgtttgccagccagcggcatgtggtagagccggcatggctttggcatgttttaggcgcgaccaaaattagggttttgccaaaaccgtgatgtttggccttggggaagttgccatgcgtttggtggcgaacttggacggctgagatctacatctcagatggaagggtagtcgttgattgttgcaacccttcgtttggtagccagcgacatgtggtagggccggcatggctttggcatattttaggcgcgaccaaaattagggttttggcaaaaccgtgatgtttggacttgggccggaagtttccatgcgttatgtggagaacttggacggcttagatctgcatctcagatggaagggtagtcgttgattattgcaacccttcgtttggcagccagcggcatgtggtaggggcggcatggttggcatgccttggcacggagatgtggctggcatggcaggccattggcacggtggtgtggctggcatggtcggcatgcctttggcgcggagatatggctggcatagcatgccattggcacgtttagctagcatgcgtggctggcatgtgtagagatgatgccagtcagtactgagggctctgccgtggaacatggcatatacgtaaaaaaaggtacccttgtaattttacgcagacatgttggacggttcaataaatgtgctagtggtgacattattactcaagtgtgacgtcattaTTGGACTAAggtttttacgattttaaccctaagataaaaaccaccatcaacattaagtcccctgcttagctcggaacaggggctttgttgcgaggtaagcatcagatggtgacagacaaggacaaaatcgaaacggcaagtcatgaagagatggccaggaagatccgtctaacctttttcgggaggtaaggagaattcgtgattcttgcgctggtggctttgcgtagattcttcttgtggtgctgctagctaggccgcggagtggtagtggtggttgctGTCCGGGATGCAAAAAGTTGGCGTCATCTTGGCTAGGATGGGGAACGCGGAGTTTTTGGCGTTGCTGGCTTGGAGCCGCTGGCATGGTGCGACTTGGAATGGATCCTCTGGCAGTGTGCGGCTTAGAATGGAGCCGctggcatggtgcggcttggaatggagccgctggcatggtgcggcttggaatggagccgctggcgCTGGATACTATCTTcggtccgtggaatggtggaaacaggTTTCGGAAATTCtgctaccaaacggtggtgatggcgctggaacttcaGCTActaaacggtggtgatggcgctggaacttcggctaccaaacggtggtgacgACGCCTGACaagtttgtctaaattagggtttggcatgccgaaaccctaattagcgcctctTACTAAAATcgtgtagaattctcgtacgaactcggattttgacggtcagcTCCTCCATTTCGATTGGAAAATAATTTCTTACCTCccaacgcgggaatatttaggt encodes:
- the LOC113346688 gene encoding uncharacterized protein LOC113346688 → MISMSLLQLPISLCVSPNLNNKLKKKMMMTSLIALYLMLTQRSILLLSLLPLIVTLNLKTLKKALTEQQPSQSFIQTRGRGVKQIPVQRSVRRTEADEPSTFQTKSNLLYKYVPWCSKSSVDTQGKESWIDSWSSEHGKEPEEDRKGYHYLNIYGFYKKDTGVGGYGVILRDPCGKPVVASASVQQNGESYFYHVLDGVKDGLALALQHP